One Yimella lutea DNA window includes the following coding sequences:
- a CDS encoding SDR family NAD(P)-dependent oxidoreductase: protein MKNPLRREPQSFAGKRALVTGGACGLGLAMTKILAAEGAKVLVVDVHGLAPEGVLPAGVEYRQLDVRSDEGWDETRNWVEATWGGLDLLFNNAGVAAGGRIDVESIENWQWIIDINLLGVVRGCRTFVPMMKQAGGGHIVNTASLAGLVHAPSMASYNAVKAAVVAVSETLRHELAPDRIDVSVICPSFFRTNLAESLQGKDVDMEETAVRLITQAPRSADEVASKALEGVRNRRFIVLTDSDGVAAYNAKRYARKAYDAAMIRSAKQVREGKDPMADIDKVWTRMRKSKS, encoded by the coding sequence ATGAAGAATCCTCTGCGCCGCGAACCACAGTCCTTCGCCGGCAAGCGTGCCCTGGTCACCGGTGGTGCCTGCGGACTGGGCCTGGCGATGACGAAGATCCTTGCCGCCGAGGGCGCCAAGGTGTTGGTCGTCGACGTCCACGGACTCGCGCCCGAAGGCGTGCTGCCGGCCGGCGTCGAGTATCGGCAGCTGGACGTGCGCTCCGACGAGGGCTGGGACGAGACCCGCAACTGGGTGGAGGCGACCTGGGGTGGGCTCGACCTACTGTTCAACAACGCCGGTGTCGCAGCCGGCGGACGCATCGACGTGGAGTCGATCGAGAACTGGCAGTGGATCATCGACATCAATCTGCTCGGTGTCGTCCGCGGCTGCCGCACCTTCGTGCCGATGATGAAGCAGGCGGGCGGCGGGCACATCGTGAACACCGCGTCTCTGGCCGGACTGGTGCACGCACCGAGTATGGCGTCCTACAACGCGGTGAAAGCTGCAGTCGTCGCGGTCTCGGAGACGTTGCGCCACGAACTTGCGCCCGACCGCATCGACGTATCGGTGATCTGCCCGTCGTTCTTCCGCACCAACCTCGCAGAGTCGTTGCAGGGCAAGGACGTCGACATGGAGGAGACCGCCGTCAGGCTCATCACGCAGGCCCCGCGGTCCGCCGACGAGGTCGCGTCCAAGGCGTTGGAGGGCGTCCGCAACCGCCGCTTCATCGTGCTCACCGACTCCGACGGTGTTGCCGCGTACAACGCCAAGCGCTACGCCCGGAAGGCCTACGACGCGGCGATGATCCGGTCGGCCAAGCAGGTGCGCGAGGGCAAGGACCCGATGGCGGACATCGACAAGGTCTGGACTCGCATGCGGAAGTCCAAGTCCTGA
- a CDS encoding sensor histidine kinase, whose product MMSSTAPHERSWRRVRTTSLVIVAFFSTTLAIAYNDLRRVGATDSEQVATTSDWTLLAWLVGVVLGILLIWRRRWPWQLFAAYCVATIALPIDGFLPLAGLFTVLLIARRREHVLAAIAAASLAVAVSVYRDVTDGVPEVSSFWRLFFRYEAGVAFPWWLIALITTVLVAVVGLLVVFTRNRRALDTSTLKEQIAHTQIDRLSEEVARRAERERIAREVHDALGHRLSLLNLHAGALEMAAGNNPKLAQSARVVRESAQQSMADLRSLLGLLREPGDPDVSKALLTLSDLPGLIDESLAAGSPVASSIFIDESAPLDEQVSHTVFRITQELLTNSRRHSPGAPIRLHLDARPARGIEISTTNRLRPGAASAFRPGNGLTGIHERVTRCGGESWAWVDDDAFRVLVRLPWQFRPAEQKVGR is encoded by the coding sequence ATGATGTCGTCCACCGCACCCCATGAGCGCTCGTGGCGACGGGTGCGGACGACGTCGCTGGTGATCGTGGCGTTCTTCTCCACCACATTGGCGATCGCCTACAACGACCTTCGCCGCGTCGGCGCGACCGATTCGGAACAAGTCGCGACGACCTCCGATTGGACCTTGCTCGCCTGGCTCGTCGGCGTGGTCCTCGGCATCCTGCTCATCTGGCGGCGCCGGTGGCCATGGCAGCTTTTCGCCGCCTACTGCGTAGCCACCATCGCCCTGCCGATCGACGGATTCCTGCCTCTCGCAGGTCTTTTCACGGTGCTGCTCATCGCACGCCGGCGCGAACACGTCCTTGCGGCCATCGCAGCGGCATCGCTCGCGGTCGCCGTTTCGGTGTACCGCGACGTCACCGACGGCGTCCCTGAGGTCTCTTCCTTCTGGCGACTGTTCTTCCGGTACGAGGCCGGCGTCGCGTTCCCGTGGTGGTTGATCGCGCTCATCACGACCGTCCTGGTCGCCGTCGTCGGACTGTTGGTCGTGTTCACCCGTAACCGGCGAGCGCTCGACACCAGCACGCTCAAGGAACAGATCGCGCACACCCAGATCGACCGGTTGAGCGAGGAGGTGGCCCGCCGGGCGGAGCGCGAACGCATCGCCCGTGAGGTCCATGACGCGCTCGGCCACCGCCTGTCGCTGCTCAACCTGCACGCTGGCGCTCTGGAGATGGCGGCGGGCAACAACCCGAAACTCGCTCAGAGTGCGCGGGTGGTGCGCGAGAGCGCTCAGCAGTCGATGGCCGACCTGCGTTCGTTACTCGGACTGCTACGCGAACCCGGCGACCCCGACGTGAGCAAGGCGCTGCTCACCCTCAGCGACCTTCCCGGGCTCATCGACGAATCTCTTGCGGCCGGAAGCCCGGTTGCGTCCTCGATCTTCATCGACGAGTCGGCGCCGCTGGACGAACAGGTCAGCCATACCGTCTTCCGGATCACCCAGGAACTGCTCACCAACTCGCGCAGGCACTCGCCCGGTGCGCCCATCCGGCTGCACCTCGACGCACGGCCGGCCCGCGGCATCGAGATCTCAACGACCAACCGCCTGCGTCCCGGTGCCGCATCCGCGTTCCGCCCCGGCAACGGGCTCACCGGCATCCACGAACGCGTCACCCGATGCGGGGGCGAGTCGTGGGCATGGGTGGACGACGACGCCTTCCGGGTGCTGGTGCGGCTGCCGTGGCAGTTCCGCCCGGCCGAACAGAAGGTGGGCCGATGA
- a CDS encoding AMP-binding protein, which yields MTEPSAQLSHTHGETDTPLIEQTIGDNFDATVASFGDRGALVDVAQGKRWTYAELQSDVDRLARALLAAGVAKGDRVGIWAPNRSEWVLVQYATAKIGAILVNINPAYRAHELKYVLKQAGISYLFAVSEFRTSNYARMVQGVRHDCHDLMDAIYFETPEWDALLAQADDVTPQALADVQSGLDSNDPINIQYTSGTTGFPKGATLSHRNILNNGFFVGETCRYTEQDRVCIPVPFYHCFGMVMGNLACTSHGACMVIPAPAFDPAATLQATQDEKITSLYGVPTMFIAEWGLPNFADYDMSSVRTGIMAGSPCPAELMKKLIAAGIEQMTICYGMTETSPVSTQNRTDDTFEQKVGTVGRVMPHLEIKIVDPVTGETQPRGSSGEFMTKGYSVMLGYWEQPDKTAEAIEDGWMHTGDIGVMDDAGYVQISGRIKDMVIRGGENIYPREIEEFLYTHPDIVDAQVIGVPDEKYGEELCAWIRLRQGAEPITSESLKQFCSGQLAHYKIPRYVELVDEFPMTVTGKVRKVEMRETTAAKLGLGGG from the coding sequence ATGACCGAGCCGTCCGCGCAGCTGTCCCACACCCACGGCGAGACCGACACTCCGCTGATCGAGCAGACGATCGGCGACAACTTCGACGCGACCGTCGCGAGCTTCGGCGATCGGGGAGCCCTGGTCGACGTCGCACAGGGCAAACGCTGGACGTACGCCGAACTGCAGTCGGACGTCGATCGGTTGGCCCGCGCGCTGCTCGCCGCCGGCGTCGCCAAGGGTGACCGCGTGGGCATCTGGGCACCGAACCGCAGCGAGTGGGTCCTGGTTCAGTACGCGACCGCGAAGATCGGCGCGATCCTGGTCAACATCAATCCCGCCTACCGTGCACACGAGTTGAAGTACGTGCTGAAGCAGGCCGGCATCTCCTATCTGTTCGCGGTCAGCGAGTTCAGGACCAGCAACTACGCACGGATGGTGCAGGGCGTGCGGCACGACTGCCACGATCTGATGGACGCGATCTACTTCGAGACCCCGGAGTGGGACGCCCTGCTGGCCCAGGCGGACGACGTCACCCCGCAAGCGCTCGCCGACGTCCAGTCGGGCCTCGACAGCAACGACCCGATCAACATCCAATACACCAGCGGCACAACAGGATTCCCGAAGGGCGCGACGCTGAGTCACCGCAACATCCTGAACAACGGTTTCTTCGTCGGAGAAACCTGCCGCTACACCGAGCAGGACCGGGTGTGCATCCCGGTGCCCTTCTACCACTGCTTCGGCATGGTGATGGGCAACCTTGCGTGCACCAGTCACGGCGCCTGCATGGTCATCCCGGCGCCTGCGTTCGACCCGGCCGCCACTCTTCAGGCGACCCAGGACGAGAAGATCACCAGCCTGTACGGCGTCCCGACCATGTTCATCGCCGAGTGGGGTCTGCCGAACTTCGCCGACTACGACATGTCGAGCGTCCGTACCGGCATCATGGCCGGCTCACCGTGCCCGGCGGAGTTGATGAAGAAGCTCATCGCCGCCGGCATCGAGCAGATGACGATCTGTTACGGCATGACCGAGACCTCGCCGGTCAGCACGCAGAACCGCACCGACGACACCTTCGAACAGAAGGTCGGCACCGTCGGACGCGTGATGCCGCACCTGGAGATCAAGATCGTCGACCCCGTCACCGGTGAGACCCAGCCGCGCGGCAGCAGCGGCGAGTTCATGACCAAGGGCTATTCGGTGATGCTCGGCTACTGGGAACAGCCGGACAAGACCGCCGAGGCCATCGAGGACGGCTGGATGCACACCGGCGACATCGGCGTGATGGACGACGCCGGTTATGTGCAGATCAGCGGCCGGATCAAGGACATGGTGATCCGCGGCGGCGAGAACATATATCCGAGGGAGATCGAGGAGTTCCTCTACACCCACCCCGACATCGTCGACGCACAGGTGATCGGGGTGCCGGACGAGAAGTACGGCGAGGAGTTGTGCGCCTGGATCCGCCTGAGGCAGGGCGCCGAGCCGATCACCTCCGAGTCGTTGAAGCAGTTCTGCTCCGGCCAACTGGCTCACTACAAGATCCCGCGTTATGTCGAACTCGTCGACGAGTTCCCGATGACCGTAACGGGCAAGGTGCGCAAGGTCGAGATGCGCGAGACGACCGCCGCGAAGCTCGGCCTCGGCGGAGGGTGA
- a CDS encoding NAD(+) synthase produces the protein MASSTDFWSAYAHGYARVAACTVPTAIADPATNAASIVKELKAVHAEGVALAIFPELCVSGYAIEDLLLQDPVLEAVQDALATIANATTRLRPLVIVGAPLRKGLRLYNCAVVIHGGEILGVAPKSYLPNYREFYEKRHFAPGDDQIGESIRLGDNEIPFGPDLLFNATDVPGLVVHAEVCEDMWVPVPPSSIASLAGASVLANISGSPITVARAEDRHLLVRAQSARCLTAYLYAASGVGESTTDLSWDGMSMVYECGDLLGETERFPDGPRRTVVDIDLDRIRQDRQRDGSIADNARTYTDRVREFRTVDFQLKAPAGDIGLLRKVDRFPFVPDDPARLDLDCYEAYNIQVAGLVQRLRAIGNPKIVLGVSGGLDSTHALIVAARAMDRMGRPRTDILGYTMPGFATSDSTKTNAWKLGEALGVTFTELDIRPTATQMLKDLGHPFGEGKPVYDVTFENVQAGLRTDYLFRIANKENGIVLGTGDLSELALGWCTYGVGDQMSHYTVNSGIPKTMIQHVIRWVVAHELFTDEVGEVLTAIVDQEISPELVPSKKGDKPQSTEDAIGPYALQDFNIFYTLRYGYRPSKIAFLAWHGWHDDTTGEWPAGYPQDKRIAYDLPEIRSWLEVFIKRFFAFSQFKRSALPNGPKVMAGGSVSPRGDWRAPSDGNAAVWLKDLEKVPTD, from the coding sequence ATGGCTTCGAGCACGGACTTCTGGTCGGCGTACGCCCACGGTTACGCACGCGTCGCGGCGTGCACGGTCCCGACCGCGATCGCCGACCCGGCGACCAACGCGGCGTCGATCGTCAAGGAACTCAAAGCTGTCCATGCGGAGGGAGTCGCCCTCGCGATCTTCCCCGAACTCTGCGTGAGCGGTTATGCGATCGAGGATCTGCTGTTGCAGGACCCGGTGCTGGAGGCGGTCCAAGACGCGCTCGCGACCATCGCGAACGCGACCACGCGACTGCGACCGTTGGTCATCGTCGGCGCGCCTTTGCGCAAGGGTCTGCGCCTGTACAACTGCGCCGTCGTCATCCACGGCGGTGAGATCCTCGGCGTCGCCCCGAAGTCCTATCTGCCGAACTACCGCGAGTTCTACGAGAAGCGCCACTTCGCGCCTGGCGATGATCAGATCGGTGAGTCGATCCGTTTAGGGGACAACGAGATTCCCTTCGGTCCCGATCTGCTCTTCAATGCGACCGACGTGCCCGGGCTCGTAGTGCACGCCGAGGTCTGTGAGGACATGTGGGTGCCGGTCCCGCCGTCGTCCATCGCCTCGCTGGCCGGCGCGAGCGTCCTGGCGAACATCTCCGGCAGCCCGATCACCGTGGCCCGAGCCGAGGACCGTCATCTGCTGGTGCGCGCCCAGTCGGCTCGCTGCCTGACCGCCTACCTGTACGCAGCGTCCGGGGTCGGGGAGTCGACCACCGACCTGTCCTGGGACGGCATGTCGATGGTCTACGAGTGCGGGGACCTGCTGGGGGAGACCGAGCGCTTCCCGGACGGCCCGCGTCGCACCGTGGTCGACATCGACCTCGACCGCATCCGGCAGGACAGGCAGCGCGACGGGTCGATCGCAGACAACGCGCGCACCTACACCGACCGGGTACGGGAGTTCCGCACCGTCGACTTCCAACTCAAGGCGCCCGCCGGCGACATCGGCCTGCTGCGCAAGGTCGACCGCTTCCCGTTCGTGCCGGACGACCCCGCCCGCCTCGACCTCGACTGCTACGAGGCCTACAACATCCAGGTGGCCGGCCTCGTCCAGCGCCTGCGCGCGATCGGCAACCCGAAGATCGTCCTCGGCGTGAGTGGCGGTCTCGACTCCACCCACGCCTTGATCGTGGCCGCGCGGGCGATGGACCGGATGGGGCGCCCGCGTACCGACATCCTCGGTTACACGATGCCCGGGTTCGCGACGTCCGACTCCACCAAGACCAACGCCTGGAAGCTCGGCGAGGCACTCGGCGTCACCTTCACCGAACTCGACATCCGGCCGACCGCCACCCAGATGCTGAAGGACCTCGGTCATCCGTTCGGCGAGGGCAAGCCGGTCTACGACGTCACCTTCGAGAACGTGCAGGCCGGCCTGCGGACCGACTACCTGTTCCGGATCGCCAACAAGGAGAACGGAATCGTCCTCGGCACCGGCGACCTGTCCGAGCTGGCGCTCGGCTGGTGCACCTACGGCGTCGGCGACCAGATGTCGCACTACACGGTCAACTCGGGTATCCCGAAGACGATGATCCAGCACGTCATTCGCTGGGTCGTCGCGCACGAACTGTTCACCGACGAGGTGGGCGAGGTGCTCACCGCGATCGTCGATCAGGAGATCAGCCCCGAACTCGTGCCGAGCAAGAAGGGCGACAAGCCGCAGTCGACCGAGGACGCCATCGGACCGTATGCGCTGCAGGACTTCAACATCTTCTACACGCTCCGTTACGGCTACCGACCCAGCAAGATCGCCTTCCTCGCCTGGCACGGGTGGCACGACGACACGACCGGTGAGTGGCCCGCGGGATACCCGCAGGACAAGCGGATCGCGTACGACCTGCCGGAGATCCGGTCCTGGCTCGAGGTGTTCATCAAGCGCTTCTTCGCGTTCAGCCAGTTCAAGCGATCGGCGCTGCCGAACGGGCCGAAGGTGATGGCCGGCGGGTCCGTCTCACCGCGCGGTGACTGGCGCGCGCCGTCCGACGGCAACGCCGCCGTCTGGCTCAAGGACCTGGAGAAGGTGCCCACCGACTGA
- a CDS encoding crotonase/enoyl-CoA hydratase family protein, giving the protein MTSLISCTVRDGIADVRLDRPDKYNGLTFEMLRDLASTAHRLRKDRTLRAVVISGNGDAFCAGLDFGSVSKKPWQIPVGLVPVPWRGTNVFQEACWAWRRVPVPVIAAVHGHCYGGGIQIALAADFRITTPDAKWSVLEGKWGLIPDMSGVRSLSELVGVETAKRLTMTAEVLSGQDAHDVGLAGTVAADPRAAAFELARTLTTKSPDALAAAKRLFDKHHSSSARRTFAAERREQVKLLLGRNAKIARAAGLKREAPQFVARGTR; this is encoded by the coding sequence GTGACCTCCTTGATCAGCTGCACCGTCCGAGACGGCATCGCCGACGTCCGCCTCGATCGCCCGGACAAGTACAACGGCCTCACCTTCGAGATGCTGCGCGATCTGGCATCCACCGCGCACCGGCTGCGCAAGGACCGAACGCTGCGCGCCGTCGTGATCAGCGGAAACGGTGACGCGTTCTGCGCCGGACTCGATTTCGGCTCGGTGTCCAAGAAGCCCTGGCAGATCCCCGTGGGTCTGGTGCCGGTGCCATGGCGGGGCACCAATGTGTTCCAGGAGGCGTGCTGGGCCTGGCGACGTGTCCCCGTCCCGGTGATCGCCGCCGTGCACGGCCACTGTTACGGCGGCGGCATCCAGATCGCGCTCGCCGCCGACTTCCGGATCACGACGCCGGACGCCAAATGGTCTGTGCTGGAAGGGAAGTGGGGCCTCATCCCGGACATGAGCGGGGTGCGCTCGCTCTCGGAGTTGGTCGGGGTGGAGACCGCGAAGCGACTGACGATGACCGCCGAGGTGCTCAGCGGTCAGGACGCCCATGACGTCGGTCTCGCCGGCACCGTCGCGGCCGACCCGCGCGCGGCTGCGTTCGAGTTGGCGCGCACGCTGACGACGAAATCGCCGGACGCCCTCGCCGCCGCCAAGCGATTGTTCGACAAGCACCACAGTTCGTCGGCCCGGCGCACCTTCGCGGCTGAGCGACGCGAGCAGGTGAAACTGCTGTTGGGCCGCAACGCGAAGATCGCCCGGGCAGCGGGCCTGAAGCGGGAAGCACCGCAGTTCGTCGCGCGCGGGACGCGCTGA
- a CDS encoding response regulator transcription factor has product MNDLRPIRVLIVDDDAMVVSALQAIVGMPDDIDVVATASDGDEVVDAIHRHHPDVVLLDVRMKRQDGLVTTAQIQRLTNPPRVIVLTTWDTDDIVQRAIAAGAAGFLLKTADPADIIAAVRNVHRGQGALAPGKVGYVFGLVNEGRTDRDAARTSMSALSEREHAVVVEVARGLSNAEIGRTLYLGEATVKTHLANAQRKLGVGGRVEVAVIVTKAGLV; this is encoded by the coding sequence ATGAACGACCTGCGCCCGATCAGGGTTCTGATCGTGGACGACGACGCGATGGTCGTGTCGGCCCTGCAAGCCATCGTCGGCATGCCCGACGACATCGACGTGGTCGCGACCGCGTCCGACGGTGACGAGGTGGTCGACGCGATCCACCGCCACCATCCGGACGTCGTCCTGCTCGACGTCCGGATGAAGCGGCAGGACGGTCTGGTCACCACCGCGCAGATCCAGCGGCTGACCAACCCGCCGCGAGTGATCGTGCTGACCACCTGGGACACCGACGACATCGTCCAGCGAGCCATCGCCGCAGGCGCCGCCGGCTTCCTGCTCAAGACCGCCGACCCGGCCGACATCATCGCCGCGGTGCGCAATGTGCACCGCGGTCAGGGCGCGCTCGCCCCCGGCAAGGTCGGCTACGTCTTCGGGCTGGTCAACGAAGGCCGTACCGACCGCGACGCCGCACGAACCTCGATGTCCGCACTCAGCGAGCGCGAGCACGCGGTGGTCGTCGAGGTGGCCCGCGGGCTGTCCAACGCCGAGATCGGACGCACGCTCTATCTCGGCGAAGCCACCGTCAAGACCCACCTGGCGAACGCGCAGCGCAAACTCGGTGTCGGCGGACGCGTCGAGGTGGCGGTGATCGTCACCAAGGCCGGTCTGGTCTGA
- a CDS encoding DEAD/DEAH box helicase, with product MVTSPRLQVRGAAWLAQVSDDDVIEHVGRFAYERALGYVDAERVESINVGDNGRLLIGTVNGGDVRPYTAMLTVPKVGAPPRDWRSRCSCPVKEACKHVASMVMSGREALGGALQPTPTGDANWREFSDRFLGDDEASQTFTDADALGLRIAPIMAPRSGTDSSPRTRFELIPCRRGKTGRWNMSIEWTDVRTDARSSGRRFFVPEQAQALTRLLERWRGAGGVMTRAPRLMLDELGGGIWDDLQLAVAAGVELLPAFAHPDASIELLATPVRTDVRFSDGPNGELIGRTEIDLHRPGRLVLIGDPAHGLVVISDHDVVLAGLDRPMSSMAQWLSANGPVTVPESLAESFRDDQLPKLARRYGVVAGGSVEKPRLALVEPLRLHLKVERESDTAVLVSTGVRYPGGELHTMALDATPWSGRDRHNERVLVEQLEPLLRKASLLEAIGGIGWWPKDREIFTDFAAVRFTNLLDELDRHDLVIVERADDLPVFEEAQDDPLIEIGADDSDDIDWFDLRVEVSVGGEKVPFEPLFRALARGEELLLLDSGTWFSLDHPELQRLSSLITEARELSDRRSSGLQLNKFQLGYWDELVELGVVTSASAAWSERVARLESVGKGEPPVAPQGFTATLRPYQVDGYHWLASIWDAQLGGILADDMGLGKTVQALAMIARAHEAGELTAPVLVVAPSSMVGTWVREAATFVPGMPVVAVQRTASKRGEPLRDTVAGAAVVVTSYTVLRLDAEEFQSLSWRGLILDEAQFIKNHQSKTFHAAKRLRAPFTLAITGTPLENSLMDLWSMLALAAPGLFPKPELFGNTYRKPIESGVEPEKLEQLRRRIKPLMMRRTKEVVAADLPPKQVQLQEISLTTKHEAYYKRHLQRERQRILGLLDDPDANRIAILSSLTRLRQLSLDPRLVDAEYSSREPSAKIAFLIDQLQELSAEGHRALVFSQFTSYLRLVESALTEAGITTNYLDGSTTNRQKVIDDFKDGDSAAFLISLKAGGVGLTLTEADYVFVLDPWWNPAAEAQAIDRAHRIGQDRPVMVYRLVSQGTIEQKVVDLQERKRDLFARVVDGGEGASGAITAADIRAMLES from the coding sequence ATGGTCACTTCCCCTCGGCTCCAGGTACGCGGCGCGGCCTGGTTGGCCCAGGTGAGCGACGACGACGTGATCGAGCACGTGGGCCGCTTCGCTTACGAGCGAGCGCTCGGGTACGTCGACGCCGAACGCGTCGAGTCGATCAACGTCGGTGACAACGGGCGCCTGCTGATCGGCACCGTGAACGGCGGCGACGTGCGGCCGTACACGGCAATGTTGACCGTCCCGAAGGTGGGCGCGCCACCCCGCGACTGGCGTTCGAGGTGCTCCTGCCCGGTCAAGGAGGCGTGCAAGCACGTCGCCTCGATGGTGATGTCGGGTCGCGAAGCGCTCGGTGGTGCGCTGCAGCCGACCCCGACCGGCGACGCCAACTGGCGCGAGTTCTCCGACCGATTCCTGGGCGACGACGAGGCGTCCCAAACCTTCACGGACGCGGACGCGTTGGGTTTGCGCATCGCACCGATCATGGCGCCGCGGTCCGGCACCGACTCCTCCCCGCGTACCCGTTTCGAACTGATTCCGTGCCGCCGCGGGAAGACCGGTCGTTGGAATATGTCGATCGAGTGGACCGACGTCCGCACCGACGCCCGTTCCTCCGGACGCCGCTTCTTCGTGCCCGAGCAGGCGCAGGCCCTCACCCGGCTGCTCGAACGCTGGCGCGGTGCCGGCGGCGTGATGACCCGCGCCCCGCGGTTGATGCTGGACGAACTCGGGGGCGGAATCTGGGACGACCTTCAACTTGCTGTCGCCGCCGGTGTCGAACTGCTGCCCGCGTTCGCCCACCCGGACGCTTCGATCGAACTGCTCGCGACGCCGGTGCGTACCGACGTCCGATTCTCCGACGGCCCGAACGGTGAGCTGATCGGTCGCACCGAGATCGACCTGCACCGGCCCGGCCGGCTGGTGCTGATCGGTGACCCGGCGCATGGTCTGGTCGTCATCAGCGATCACGATGTGGTGCTCGCCGGCCTCGACCGGCCAATGTCGTCCATGGCGCAGTGGCTGTCGGCCAACGGTCCGGTGACCGTGCCGGAGTCCCTCGCCGAGTCCTTCCGTGACGATCAGTTGCCCAAGCTCGCCCGTCGATACGGGGTGGTGGCCGGCGGGTCGGTAGAAAAGCCCCGCCTGGCGCTGGTCGAGCCGCTGCGGCTGCACCTGAAAGTGGAACGGGAGTCCGACACGGCCGTCCTCGTCTCGACCGGTGTCCGGTACCCCGGCGGCGAACTGCACACGATGGCGTTGGACGCCACTCCCTGGAGCGGGCGCGACCGGCACAACGAACGGGTGCTCGTCGAGCAGTTGGAGCCCCTGCTGCGCAAGGCATCGCTGCTCGAGGCGATCGGCGGCATCGGGTGGTGGCCGAAGGACCGCGAGATCTTCACCGACTTCGCTGCGGTGCGATTCACCAACCTCCTCGATGAACTCGACCGCCACGACCTGGTGATCGTCGAGCGCGCCGATGATCTGCCGGTGTTCGAAGAGGCCCAGGACGACCCACTGATCGAGATCGGTGCGGACGACTCCGACGACATCGACTGGTTCGACCTGCGCGTCGAGGTCAGCGTCGGCGGCGAGAAGGTGCCCTTCGAGCCGCTGTTCCGTGCCTTGGCCCGTGGCGAGGAGTTGTTGCTCCTCGACTCCGGCACCTGGTTCTCGCTCGATCACCCTGAACTGCAACGACTTTCGTCCCTCATCACCGAGGCGCGCGAGCTGTCCGATCGCCGTTCGAGCGGTTTGCAGCTCAACAAGTTCCAGCTCGGCTACTGGGACGAACTGGTCGAACTCGGCGTCGTCACCAGCGCGTCAGCTGCCTGGTCCGAACGGGTCGCCCGCCTGGAATCGGTCGGCAAGGGGGAGCCGCCGGTAGCGCCGCAGGGCTTCACCGCCACCCTGCGTCCGTACCAGGTGGACGGCTACCACTGGCTCGCCAGCATCTGGGACGCCCAGCTCGGCGGCATTCTTGCCGACGACATGGGCCTGGGCAAGACCGTTCAGGCACTCGCGATGATCGCGCGAGCCCACGAAGCCGGCGAACTCACGGCTCCCGTGCTTGTCGTCGCGCCGTCGTCGATGGTCGGGACATGGGTGCGGGAGGCTGCGACCTTCGTTCCTGGGATGCCCGTCGTCGCCGTGCAGCGCACCGCGTCCAAGCGTGGAGAACCGTTGCGGGACACGGTTGCCGGTGCGGCGGTCGTGGTGACGTCGTACACCGTGCTTCGTCTGGACGCCGAAGAGTTCCAGTCGCTCTCCTGGCGCGGGCTCATCCTCGACGAGGCACAGTTCATCAAGAACCATCAGAGCAAGACCTTCCACGCGGCCAAGCGACTGCGTGCACCCTTCACTCTCGCGATCACCGGTACCCCGCTGGAGAACTCGCTGATGGACCTGTGGTCGATGCTCGCCCTGGCCGCGCCGGGACTGTTCCCCAAGCCCGAACTTTTCGGCAACACCTATCGCAAACCGATCGAGTCGGGTGTCGAGCCGGAGAAGCTCGAGCAGTTGCGGCGCCGGATCAAGCCGCTGATGATGCGCCGAACCAAGGAGGTCGTTGCGGCCGACCTGCCGCCGAAACAGGTTCAGCTGCAGGAGATCTCGCTCACCACTAAGCACGAGGCGTACTACAAGAGACACCTTCAGCGCGAACGCCAGCGCATCCTCGGCCTGCTCGACGACCCGGACGCGAACCGCATCGCGATCCTGTCGTCGCTGACCCGCCTGCGCCAGCTGTCGCTCGACCCGCGCCTGGTCGACGCCGAGTACTCCTCGCGCGAGCCGAGCGCGAAGATCGCCTTCCTCATCGACCAACTGCAGGAACTGTCGGCGGAGGGCCACCGAGCACTGGTCTTCAGCCAGTTCACCTCCTACCTGCGTCTGGTGGAGTCCGCGCTGACCGAGGCCGGGATCACCACGAACTACCTGGACGGCTCGACCACGAACCGGCAGAAGGTCATCGACGACTTCAAGGACGGCGACTCCGCAGCCTTCCTGATCTCGCTGAAGGCCGGTGGTGTCGGGCTCACCCTCACCGAGGCCGACTACGTCTTCGTCCTCGACCCGTGGTGGAACCCGGCTGCCGAGGCGCAGGCGATCGACCGCGCGCACCGCATCGGCCAGGACCGGCCGGTGATGGTCTACCGCCTGGTCTCCCAGGGCACCATCGAGCAGAAGGTCGTCGACCTGCAGGAGCGCAAGCGCGACCTGTTCGCCCGGGTCGTCGACGGCGGCGAGGGTGCGTCCGGCGCGATCACCGCTGCCGACATCCGTGCGATGTTGGAGAGCTGA